The following DNA comes from Miscanthus floridulus cultivar M001 chromosome 5, ASM1932011v1, whole genome shotgun sequence.
ctaaAGGGTGGAAatatctggccaattaaatcaattccccagcctcaaaacagccatggcttgattattgggttcatggccgatgcaggcgacttctggatattaccaaaacattgatagtcttggcatcccttgtaatattcaaaacaatcttctaatattgttggccagaaatatctagttctaCGGATAATACATtttatcttataagccgattgatgagctccacatatcccttcatgcactttgCCCATCAAtaccttggcctcttcttgattcAGGCATTTGAGTAAGGCCCCATCGATcgttttgtaatatagctgatcatccagCAAAACGTATttagtcaatttataccttagctttctggtaacttttcaTGATGGATCTCTAAGGTAGTTGACTATCTCAACTCTGCAATTATTATCCAAGGTTTCATTGCTCAAGATTTCTTGAATTACTCGATAACCTACTGCACTTTGAGCCAAACGGTTAGCTTCTTGATTTTGTGCCCTCAGAATGTGCTGAAATGAGACATGAGGAAACTCTTTGAGCAACCTCTGACACTCATCGTAATATCTCCTCAAagtgtcttctttgcactcatataggccgatcaactgattaataattaacagtgagtctccaaatatttcaattgcttcagcctttacctcatgaagaagttgaatccctctcagaacagcctcatattctgcttgattgttggtaaccattggcttggttggaaaggcaaactcaaaatttaccccccgaggcaaaataataacaataccaatgccaccaccttgcttgcaagatgatccatcgaagaataacgtccaaggcactggctctacataattcatgcttggtttatgatgctgggtgacaaaattggctattacctgccctttgactgctttagccaattcgtacctcaagtcaaactctGATAACACGAGAATCCATTTCCACTGtcccatttagtattggcatcgATAACATGTGATTGATTACgttagccttggaaacaaccgtacattcggccgacaataagtaatgcctcaacttggtgcaagagaaatataagcacaagcataatttttcggtgggagaatatcttgtttctagatctagAAGTCTCctgcttaaatagaaaacaactcgctcctttccttcaaactcttgcatcagggccaatccaattgttttgtcatcggccgatatgtacaacttgtaAGGCTTACCCTGCTAAGGAGGAACTAGCATGGGTGGAcgcttcatatactcttttatctcttcaaacgccttctgttgtatgtcacccTATTTGAATTCTtgatcgttctttaatttcaacaagggagaaaacggaaGAACCCTTTCCGACAAATTCAAAATaaaccttctaatgaaattaatcttgccaagcaaagattgcaattatgtcttagtagtcgggggcaccgCATCGTCGATTGCTTTCATGCTCTTCTGACCGACCTCAAcccctctctcgtggaccataaaacccaagaattgcctagctgataccccaaaggcacacttattaggattcatcttcagaccatgttttcttgtgcattccagagtctcccacaaatcagctagatgctctttatatccttttgattttatcatcacatcatcaatgtagatttcaacaatcataccgatcaacttatgaaaaatataattcatcgccctttgataagcgGCACCAACAtttttcagaccaaaggtcatcacaacccattcgaaCAAGTCGATTGCGCTGGGGAACCTGAAAGCGGTCTTCGCTATGTCCTctttagccataaaaatttggttataccctgcattgccgtccatgaagctaataaccgtGTGCCCGGCTGCTACATCTACTAACATAttggctatcggcatcggataaccatccatgggtgtggctttgttcagatccctgaaatcaatgcaaacccttaattttccattcttcttgtatacagggacaacgttcgatatccactctatatatcggcatggtcggatgaaCTTCGCCTCTAGTAGCCTTTCAGTCTCTTTCTTAATATCATTCAGCACGTTCagattgaatctccttggagcttgcttgAATGGCCAATATCTAGGTTTAATTGGCAACCGATActcaacaattgaccggtctaaaccaggtatctcatagtattcccaagcaaagcagtctttaaattctttcaataaattaattaattcccgcttatactcTGGATTCAATTTAGCACTTACGTACGTTGGCCTAGGTCTGTCTCTGGAACCAATATccacttcttccaattcatcaaccgacgtgaagccatgtcctagtttaccatctgtaccatctattggattatctattaaaacaaatcttcaaagccgactgcttcgaTCGGCTgtgggctttcaccattgactccaaattctgatggcaatagaaaaatcatttgaatattagtcgatggttgctttctatcggctatttgcttggcacgccatacttgagttttactagatgcctgagcctgttccatctctttattccttaggcattgcacccttctcttctggcttcttgtcaatcccctagggcaccattggccttcctgtcagacatgttccctctggttgcttccttcttcatgatcagcccagttttgGTCAACAACACTTTTTCTCagtcgatcatgaatacttttattttttaagtgtcgatccatgttattatgatgatatgtatcctaggcatggatagaccggtggttgatttgagattgcctaaactcccaacaTTGATTGCTGTATTCTGGACAattatgtctggtaggcaattttaaaccttcgttccaacaatatctgaagaaaggacagctccagtgcgattcggcttgcttcctttcatacctttcttcttccagttgatgctggtatttttgaccctctaaccatcgctgataatctttttccttctatcATCgtcacttattcaataggatccgagatgtgactcgcggcttcgtcgctccatcctttgacgtttccccctgttcatatcggctcttctgctaATCACgatgttttctaatctctctgtattcatcagccaatatttacatcttgggatcaactgttccagcttctcttgatttggccaatgttaggaccttagtttttcctttgaatagcccaacatcaaccatattttgatctcccgGAAAAGAATTatcatcaaccttcatcttctgaggcgtatcaaacctgagcctcccttgctgaatagccctctgtatatgttgtcgaaaaattctgcactcattagtggaatgagaagtagcattatggaacttgcaaaacttcttatttttcaactgtttaaggggcaacataacatgattgttcggcaatttgatctggcctttctcaagtaagaagtcaaagagcttgtccgattttatgacatcaaagtcatagctctcctcgacttcttttccccaaggatttggcaccattactgtcttcttgccctaattccattcagctacaacaacctcctcttctttatcttcatagccgtcatttgctgagtatggatcgtaagcttcggctacggtggtactcttctggaatcgggtatctctgcgcatactctggaattggctattgagcgctgctactcgttgagccaattaacccaagttgtcaaattcttgtcctatcagcttttctttccacattggcaataTTTCTTAGACAGCAAAGCAACTAGCTGATCATCgtccaagtttaatgagaagcataagtttctagtctcttggaatctctgaagaaactcaatgcctgatttattagtcctctgtcttatggttgtcaaattggttatcttcttttctccagtcctagtgtaaaaatatgtatgaaacttcttttctaggtcagcctaattagcaatggagttgactggtagtgacgaaaaccaagtgaaggctggcccagacagggataaggagaagaaacgaactctatgggcatcctcaactgacgcttcgcttaattgtgtaagataccgactgacatattctattgtgcttgtgttgtctTGACCAatgaacttggcgaactctgggagcctgtaatttgtaggaagagcgaccaaatcataccattctggatatgggcgcttgtacgaaaaggtcgacccttttggcttcagaccgaactgattcttcatcatctcggtcaccttcagcagcaactcgttagcttgcggatttggatttctcggtacttgctgacccatctgtggattgaaatcccacgtgtcttgataccctagatttggcattatgtggagggtgttataatccgtgccatagtgatagccttgtagaatctcaatctgttgggtcctttgctggcttgctgcttgaagtctctgattatagacataagaatctatatctctacggatccttttaattgatgatgctattttttgagccgacgacggtatgtggcctgatgtgccaaaattgatcaccagattctgaccttgccccgctggttgttgcacatgctatattgacggtccaggattatactctatctgattcgtagtagtacctagAGTTTGCTTAGACGAACCTTGAAGTGCCTAGACGTCACCATTATCAGtcggtgctacttcttgatggctggtaccgacttgactagtcccttgggtcgacggatttggaatgttgtaacaagtcgatccaagctgaccaactggaattccatgaatcgcctctttcatggtgttgtgaaatgcgtcaacgaaagcttcattgtggcttgatatggcatcacgaatagatttgtctatggcttccataaagaaacgcATGTCTTCAGCTTTGACCGTGTCTGTCtgtccatgtagtagaactcttggtagtggaaatttttgaataATTGTGATGTCACgtattttggtgtaggacaacaaatacttcttctaaaattcttctgtagctttgctgatggtatccttgtcttcatcaggtaggtcttcataatgtaccataaagatattgtcattgttgtgaaccgccatgacgattgtggtgtcccaccgagcgtgccagaaatGTTTGTCGACACAGATTTTTtgtctccgtgccgaggacacatgcagcaagccggaagggtccgctcaatggagcagatccgcctagcttcagtgcaagggtggtcgatcctatacaatcctcccgagacgtgccagtcaatttgaccctgcaattgacaaggagagaaagctcatcagtaattaagggcagaacatgccggtgttactagacagtcctgaatgtgcggctctaagagccgatatgagaggagatcgactaaatagtcgatttcagcatattcataagaataaatcgattaaagctcatggacttgtataagaagaatcggttatcattcaggataaatgttatttaatcaaatattaatcaatggcaataagatatcaatgatgatcggtttatactgagtcaatgattacaagtaaccgaacttctttttatataaagaaacaattcaacaccacttaaccatttaataaagataaatctaatgaacacgttagatctcatctatcgccatgattagtggggcatgaggcagaatcatgcaggccgtaataacaacaatagactcgacaatcctaactcattactaatattagtggggcatgaggcagaatcatgcaggccgtaatacaataataagatcatggggctaacatatctttcaacttatctctacttcaatggtctcgtaatGTGAAGTGTTCGTGAAAGTGCACGATatcgactaaacagccgattcaggcatagcgcacagctaaggtcatgtcttctcaggaacggatctaccaactaacgatcctcactccatggtgctaacgtggggtgagaggcagaattccACAGTCTGTGATAACTTGCCATAAAacagttctcgctaaccaatagatctactcaagatcgaacatgtcttaaccgcacgctattcacgattaagattgatataaaacagccgataagacataattcatcgtttaaggtgtagattagatcaattttagattagcaaatgatgggttaaataagatataaagccgatctagatcaatctcaatcgggcagagtgatattactgtaattagataaacaatgaaagcaataagcaatatcggtaacttaatgaatctaccaaagattgtcatactaaggtagagccgataacttgaccttgatctaattcaagcagtggagtgTGAGGTAGgatcacacatgccatacttgaattagacaagagtcgataactagcctataccagagtcgtagtgggggtcaaccggatcgattcagccatacgaacagaggtataaatcatgacggtacttacagacaagcagtggaggtcgaccggatcgatgcagccgtactcgctgaagaactcgtcgaaatctactctactcctactcctaaggggtggctggagccgaaaaaagtaattgacttgtatttgattgattgttcttacaatagctggggcttaatatttatacccaggacttGCGcacgactcctgtctaagcacgactcatcataatttttgaccctaaagaaaatattcctaatttaagataacttggactctaatatttTCCTTTCTGTAGAGTCCGGCATGTTTCGTCCCGGCGCCGAACGTAGACTTTGTTGTTATCCACTGGCGCTATCCGAGGAGACCGATTCCAATTTCTACACTCCACAAGACCACAAGCGAGTCTACTAGTCTGTGAAAGAGAGACATTGCTCGTTTCAAAATTTCCGGCGGCAAATGTCTGCTTAATTACTGTAGATGTTGGGATCAACCCTTGTTTTCAATAGGATGACATCATATATTATTATCTTATTTCAGTTGTGTGCCATCAAACTTCCTGTCTCGGAGGACATGTCCTCGCGTTTCACcaatagataaaaaaaaacagTGAGGCCTTGTTTGAATGTTCTCGTAGTTACCTCAATCTACATGTAGTGAAATGGTTGGGATGAAATTTAGTTCAAATTCTACTCCAATCCATCACCAACACATGTAGATTAATGCAAATCCGACTACTTCCAAACAAGACCTGGAGTGGAAAAATAGCTAAGCGACCAAAAGACAGACTGAAAAGTACTGCTCGCTGATTTGTTGCGAAAGAAAAATATTACACCATAGCTAATAAGTTCAAGCAAAACGGGGCCAAAAAGATGGCAAAACCATATTGCACACAGATGCAACGCACTGAGAGAATGGCGAAAGGAAAATGACATCCGGAGGCCAGCAAAAGGTGGTAAATTACCTAGTCAATTGATTAGACAAACATCAAAATGCGACCTCGGTGCAAACGCACCAGTATCCAGCATCCAGAGCCCCTACATGCCTAGCAGAAAAGGCCTGATGGATTCAACTCCGATGGCGAGCACGAACTAACGCTCCAGTTTGACATACAAAACACGTCATCGTACATGAATATACCATCTCTTCTGTGCTTCTTCTGTGCTTAGTGCCGCCTCACCTTAGACTCACTCCTCGCAAGGATCATGCCAGAGAGCTTGTCAACCTCGTAAAGGAGCCCGGCGGAAAACAGGAAGCTGCAGCAAAGTGGACCAACAGGGTTAGTTTGTTCACTGGGTTTGTGGCATGAACttgcagaaaaaaaaaacacataacTATGATTAACGGAGAGGATGAGCACCAAAAATAGGAAAAGTATAAACGCTAGGGTCTTGGATGCTCAATAGTATTTTTCACAATGGTGCCTATCTGCTACCCGATTTTTCAGAGCAAATTACCACATATATTATATAAGGGAGTGAATGAGcaccaaaaatagaaaaaagtaaAATCGCTAGGGTCTTGGATGAATACTCTATGGTATTATGGCAATGGTGTCTATCTGCTGCCTGATCTTTCACAGCAAACAACCACAGATAGTATAATAAGTTTCCACCAACACACTTTTACCAGGCAAAATGCCGATTCAAGAAGTATACCAGAGAAAGCTAGCATCCTAGCAAAAGGCATGGTTGTTAAGTTGCTGAGTTTTGCCAAATATATGGTGTACTTTAGCTTGGAAGCGATATTAACAAACTGCAAATCTGAAACTGCAGAAGGATCACTAATATATCATTTTGTATAAAATGGATTTTACTCAGCTGCTAGCCAACTAGTCATCCATCTTACAAACTTAAACGTTGTGCTGATCACATTAGGCATCATGGATCAACATCAAACTCATGAATAGCAGTGTAGTCAGACCGTAGCATTTTCTATAGTTTTCAAAACATGCGAAAATACTAGTGTTAATATTCATAACAACACAGTTAACAACAGCGAACAAAGGACAGATATTGCATACTGTACTTGATTCTCTGGCTGGTGACCAGAAATCAGTTCCAACTTCCAACTAGCACGAGTACATAATGTATGTTATCTATGTTGACACTAGTCAGCAGTTTCGAGGTTGAACATGTGAATTGTGCATTTTGACCTTAAGATGACAGCACCGGAAAAAAAAGATCCCAGGTTCACAAGAAATTTTGTATCAAATGAATATGATGTATGCCTTAATAACAACAAACGAAGTTTTACAAATGACTCAATTAACTATTCCAGGTTCCAACTCCTTTACTCAAACAAGTGACTTGTTTTCTTTTTCTgacatcagaaagaagaaaacctCATAGACAAACATTCCAATAGAATGTTCAAACCAGCACCTATTGATAATGCCAAGTTCTCAACAAATCCCTTATTTAGCAGAAAGGAAGCATTGATGGATCCATGCAGCAGAAAAAATGCTAATGGCtggtaaaaaaaaaactcagTGGTGTGTGTTCAAGGTAACATACCATGTTGTGATACAGACGCGGTGGACAGTGCCAGCTACAGTAAGAGCTACAAGTTGTGCTACAACAACTGCAAGGAGGAGCGACAGTGATCAAAGTAAAATAAAGACTACGAGAAGACATGAGAGATCATATGCCACACATACCTGCACCCCACCCAGTTCTATCTCCACTAGCTTCTTGGTAGTTTCCAATAAACTGCAACAGTTGTTCCAATTATCAGTTCATAATAAGGCAAAATTCCAAGCAGTAAGCACACTTCTTGATGAAGAGCTGACGAATCCAGAACTAATTAATGTTATAACACAAAAGTAACCATAAAATGGATTGATCCACCACGACCTAAGCATGAGGATGGAGTCATCCCACCAAATAAATTTCACAGTGCACTACCTCATTTACGACGGGTGGTTCCTCGGACCAAACACGCCCTATGTTTATTTACTACTTCACTGTGGCCATACAAGTTTCTACCACTTCAATTTAGCAAATCAGAAAGAGCCAAAGAGGGGCAATGGCTTCTGCACCAATGCACCATTTGGAACGAGAAAGAAAGTTAGAAACAACAGGAACTAGAAGGGGGGAACGCACGGTGAGGAGTAACAGGAAGAGGAGGGAGCAGACGAATCCACCGGCGATGGTCATGAGCTCCGACGAGGCGAACTTGGCTCTGTACATCTCCAGCAGCGACAGCGTCACTGCGAAGAGCAGCAGGGACAGCAGCATCGACCGCCCCGTGCTCGCCATCTGACAAGAGGACTGCGAAATCAGTGACAGATCTCTCTGCTCTCCAGAAATCAGAACAGGGGCGGACCCGAGACATGGTGTACACCCGATAATTTTGCCCAAAAAATCGAAGTCAGTACTCAGTAGGCATATAATACATATACacttgtaattagatcagatccgaatgcAAATAGCTTtagttagggtttgggtgctcggtttcgcgcagCAGGGAGGGAAGAAGGGTTgggcatacctggtgggtgctcgtcgccggcgaagggtcCGACGTAGACCTGGGGACCTGGAGTAGGGCGGCAGCGGCTGTCGCCCGGTCGTCGCCGGGAGGGAGAGAGATTTAACGGAGGCCGGATGAACGCGGGTGAACGGGTGAAGAAATAGCAGAGGTGACAATGTGACATGTAgtaggccggccggccgggcctCCGGGGCAGCTGGGAAaagattttctttttatttgatgAGATTTTTTAATTTGTCTTTTAATAATAATTGTCCGAATCAAAGTTTGCAAAATATACTCGTCTTGCCAATAGAAATGGAGGATTTAAATTCTGTCATTTTTTAACAAAAAATTTCTGCCAATTTAAACATAAATACTTCCTTGTCCCAAAATATTTGACCTTATAGGTGTGGGGATGCCGTAAGATCAAATATTCTGGGATAAAATTTGAAAACTATAAGGTAAgtattttaggacggaggaaAGTATTTCTGTTTTCGCTATTTCAAATGACAAAGATTTTTGTTTTCTACACAATGTACTTCAGAGGTCTTAACTTTTTTGTATATGACCATGGGTGGagataaaataaatatgaaaatttaAGAGCTCAATGACTATAACTTTTAAATTTGAAGTCTTCTTAGTGTTGAAATAATCGATACTATGTTTAGATGTGTATTTGCACAAAGTTGTACCTATTGCGGCactaagatgatttcaaatggaaatgCTGCAAGCCATGAAGCCGTATATCTTTTTGAGTTTCACAATGTTCATATAAATTTATATCCATACATGGTCACATAAAAATGTTATGAGTTTCTGACATAAAATTTTAGTATGACCTAGGATGGGGatataacttatataaaaatATTGATCTCGAGTAACATATACACTTTTATAGTTCATTACCTTTTTTATATAAAGATCTGAACATTATATCAATTATTTCATCACCAACAGCTataaaatttgtagatctcacAATTTCATACAAATTTTGTTCTCCATCTGAGCTCGTATAAAAATGTTATGAATTTCTAAGACGCAAAATCTAGAAAAAGGAAATCTTGCCATTAAAAATAGAAGTTGTTTTGTCATGAGTTTCAACTTGTCAGGAATAAGAATTGAACCCATTTTGGCGAGCCATAGCCCACCAAGAATGCCCTAAGGTTCAATGCTCCCTCCACTCCACCCCAAGAGGagtctttttttcttttatttgctAGAAAAGGTAATTCAGGTTATAAATGTACCCCATAAAAATTAAAATCTACCACCAACCGTAGTTGTATGACTTTTTGGATAGGGAAACAAACTAATTACAAATCAAATTTGCTTCTTGTAACATCATCTAATTACGACTGTATGTAGCACTTGTACTTATCACCCCAAAGATCCAGTTTTGGTGTAAAACTACATCATTACATATTCACTTGTATGAGCAAATGCTCAATGCAAGTTGTTGGAATGGGAAATAGGTGACAAAGAAGGATCTTACTGTGTATACCATCCGTCAATTGTGGCATTGTAATATCTCATGAGAGTAGACTAGATCTAAATCTCATGGACCCTAATGTCGCGCGAGACTGTAATCTTTTCTTTGATGATAGTGAGTGCTAAAAAGGATATTAACTTAACACTACCATTATCCATCCTTGATAGATCTCTCTTATTCTCAAAAGGGCTACTAAAGATTGAGAGAGAACCTCGTCTATAATAATGTATAAACTGTCGTAGCCTCGCAAACTAAAAGAACCTATAGACCATGAAAACGGTGTTGGTCTATATGTCGACTACGTTAGACGTTTCATGCCCTAGATTTGGTCAGTCCACCACCCTCATCCACGCAACAGGCATTTCATATGCACACAACACACATGATCCTGCAAAAAatcacaagaaaaacaaatatagCTCCAAATATTTGTGAGACAAATTTGTTGAATTTATTATGTTATCCTCTACCTTTTAAAAATAGGTTTGCACAACAAATTATGTttataattttaattaaatttaATATATTGTTAACTTTCTTAAACATAATGAATTCTCTATAGGTTGAAAAATcatgaaactagttttgttagctTTATTTTTGACATGTGCTATAATTTAAGATGTTTCTTACCTAAATTATTGCATATGTGCATATGGCATACCAAAGTAGGCCTCACTTAGTAGCCTAGCACTAGAAACCTTAAGCCATGTATGATCTAGTAGCACTTCACATGGCAAAACCAACCCTATACACCTTCCTAGAATGTGTCATAGACTCACCTAGCAATATCTTGGAAGCAACCCCTTAGCAAACCATGGCCAAATCCTAAGGATGATTCGAGCAAAGCCCCAACACAGCTTCTCCAGAGACTTGTGAGTTTTTGTCTTGAGCTTGCATATGGTCCATGGAATCTCCATGTACGATCCGAAGCCCTTGTAATTAGCCTAGACGAAACATGGCATGATAACCATTCTAGGTTAGGCAAGAGTCCCAAATCTGTATAGTTTCAGTTTGAGGCTTGTAGTGTAATCAAGATTTATAACTAACCTTTAAATTTGTCCTATCATGTACCATATCATGATTACTTAATTGTGCAAGGGACATATGTGTTCTTTCTGGGTTTGCACGAGTTGCATATCGAATATTAGGGAGGGACGAGATTATTTTGCTCAAGCCATGTTAGCAAAAGGCCGATAGTTGAGTTCAATCTTGATAATTTGGACGGTTCCTCCTACTATATTTCATGATAGATTTATTGATGCCCATTCTTTTGAAATTATAATACTAGTGGTCGGACAAATTTAGAACCATTCGACTTACAACAAAAATAGAAGTGTATATATTTTAGAATGTAGAGCATCAAATACAACCTTTttcaaggaaagaaaaaaaaatccagtCCCATTTTAGTTTTATTTGCCCGCAAAGAGAGATTTCATGTGAATCAAAACAACCAGATTCAAATATGTGAAATAACCAGACGTACGCTATACATGATTTTTTTAATCCAACTCCTTGAGATTAGTTAAAGAAGCTCTCCAAAGCCAAGACGACAATGAACTTTACAATTTACAATTAAAAACAATTGTTTTGCGGTCGTTGAAGATCAAGTTTCTTTCTACGGTAAAATAAAAAATTGGGCCCAAGGCCAACTCTGAAAGAATCTTCTTCTATCTCCGGGAAAAAAAAACCCCAAAATCTTCTCTTCTGCTTGCGCAACAAACAAGCATTACCATCGCAATAAAAAAAAGCATCACCATCGACGCGGCAAGGCCCACGCAACACCAGCCGTCCGATCCATATCGACGGCCAGAAAAATCGGAGGAGGCCCGGAAGAAGTCTCCTTCCACCACCACGCTTCTCTCCTCCGCATCTCCCTTCACCATTCTCCCCCCTCCTCCCACCTCCTCGCCGCCGCAGGcgaccgcccgccgccgccgccgctgcgaaCCCTTGCGAATCTTCGTTGTCCGGTACATCCCCTCCTCCGATCTTGCTACCCACCCCTCCTTGCCTTTTTATGATCGCCTCCCGTTCAATCGGGGGCGGGCCTCTCTCCCCCGATTGAATTCCCCTCGAATCTAGAGGGTTTCCTCCGATCGAATTCCGCGCGTGGGGGCGGGCGGTTTCGCGTACCGTTTGAGTTGTTAGGCACTATATATATGCAGGCGGCGTCCCGTTCGATCAGGTTTGACGTGCGTGGTGTTGGCTGTCGCAGGGCTGTGGGGGGCAGGCATGGCGCTCCGGAGGCTGCTGCAGGGGAGTGTCCTGCCGCGGGTAGCCGGCAGGGCTTTGGCACCGGCCGTGGCGCCGTTTTCAACGGAGTCCGGGGAGACCATCCGTGCCACGCTCTTACCCGGCGATGG
Coding sequences within:
- the LOC136451944 gene encoding uncharacterized protein translates to MASTGRSMLLSLLLFAVTLSLLEMYRAKFASSELMTIAGGFVCSLLFLLLLTFIGNYQEASGDRTGWGAVVVAQLVALTVAGTVHRVCITTCFLFSAGLLYEVDKLSGMILARSESKVRRH